In the Deinococcus ficus genome, one interval contains:
- a CDS encoding DMT family transporter has translation MTLPTATSHAARPAVPAPLLILTAAVLWGLLGILGKQAQDAGVGALEVAFWRASLGGALFAAHAAATRSPLPRGRDLGVTALFGILGVSAFYGTYQLAVKAGGASLASVLLYTAPAFVALLGWAFLRERLGGRDLLAVAGTLGGIALISLGGGQGVTASAPALGFGLAAGFTYSLYYLYGKAYFHTYTPAALYAAALPVGALGLLPLVSFAAKTPAAWGSLLAIAFLSTYLAYLAYSAGLKHLPATRASVIASLEPVVAAGLAALLFQERLAPLALLGAALVIAAALTLSLDKKAEHPPVE, from the coding sequence GTGACCCTGCCCACCGCGACCTCCCACGCCGCGCGCCCCGCCGTGCCGGCCCCCCTGCTGATCCTGACCGCCGCCGTCCTGTGGGGCCTGCTGGGCATCCTGGGCAAGCAGGCCCAGGATGCCGGGGTGGGCGCCCTGGAAGTCGCGTTCTGGCGCGCCAGCCTGGGCGGGGCCCTCTTCGCCGCGCACGCCGCCGCCACCCGCAGCCCCCTGCCGCGCGGCCGGGACCTGGGCGTCACGGCCCTGTTCGGCATCCTGGGCGTGAGCGCTTTCTACGGCACGTACCAGCTGGCCGTGAAGGCCGGCGGGGCCAGCCTCGCGTCCGTGCTGCTGTACACCGCGCCGGCCTTCGTGGCCCTGCTCGGCTGGGCCTTCCTGCGTGAGCGGCTGGGCGGGCGCGACCTGCTGGCGGTGGCCGGCACGCTGGGCGGCATCGCCCTGATCAGCCTGGGCGGCGGCCAGGGCGTGACCGCCAGCGCCCCCGCCCTGGGGTTCGGGCTGGCGGCCGGGTTCACGTACAGCCTGTACTACCTGTACGGCAAGGCCTACTTCCACACGTACACGCCCGCCGCCCTGTACGCGGCCGCGCTGCCGGTCGGCGCGCTGGGCCTGCTGCCCCTGGTGAGCTTCGCCGCCAAGACCCCGGCCGCCTGGGGCAGCCTGCTGGCCATCGCGTTTCTCTCCACGTACCTCGCTTACCTGGCGTACAGCGCCGGCCTGAAACACCTGCCCGCCACCCGCGCCAGCGTGATCGCCAGCCTGGAACCGGTCGTCGCCGCCGGCCTGGCCGCGCTGCTGTTCCAGGAGCGCCTCGCGCCGCTGGCCCTGCTGGGCGCCGCGCTGGTCATCGCGGCCGCCCTGACCCTCAGCCTCGACAAGAAGGCCGAACACCCCCCCGTCGAGTAG
- a CDS encoding nucleoside hydrolase: MSDPASPLPVILDGDPGLDDAVAWWLSLASPALRVLGVTAVHGNVGLERTVRNTGVILALAGARGAAVPYFVGADRPLVRGAVHAEAVHGESGLPAQDLPDPAAAPQAGHAVDFLLDTAAARPGVTVVATGPLTNLALALRLNPGWAAQVREVVWMGGSTGLGNRTPAAEFNALADPHAARVVFESGVALRMVGLNVTMTCLATPDRLDVMRALGSRVGSVSAELLGFYAGVYRQRYGLAGGALHDPLAVGAVLWPDLFGWKAMHVHVETQEGVNFGRTTCDVHGVTEEPRNAQVAVDVDEAEFFRRMAALLGSYPA; this comes from the coding sequence ATGTCTGACCCTGCCTCTCCCCTGCCTGTGATTCTGGACGGCGACCCCGGCCTGGACGACGCTGTCGCGTGGTGGCTGTCCCTGGCCTCGCCGGCGCTGCGGGTGCTGGGCGTCACGGCGGTGCACGGCAACGTGGGCCTGGAGCGCACGGTGCGGAACACGGGCGTGATTCTGGCCCTGGCTGGGGCGCGCGGCGCGGCCGTGCCGTACTTCGTGGGCGCCGACCGGCCGCTGGTGCGGGGGGCGGTGCATGCCGAGGCGGTGCACGGCGAGTCCGGGCTGCCCGCGCAGGACCTGCCGGACCCGGCCGCCGCGCCGCAGGCCGGGCACGCGGTGGATTTCCTGCTGGACACGGCGGCCGCGCGGCCGGGGGTCACGGTGGTCGCCACCGGGCCGCTCACGAACCTGGCGCTGGCGCTGCGGCTGAACCCGGGCTGGGCGGCGCAGGTGCGGGAGGTGGTGTGGATGGGCGGCAGCACGGGGCTGGGCAACCGCACGCCCGCCGCGGAGTTCAATGCGCTGGCCGACCCGCATGCGGCGCGGGTGGTGTTCGAGTCGGGCGTGGCGCTGCGGATGGTGGGCCTGAACGTCACGATGACATGCCTCGCCACGCCGGACCGCCTGGACGTGATGCGCGCGCTGGGCAGCCGCGTGGGGAGCGTGAGCGCGGAACTGCTGGGCTTCTACGCCGGGGTGTACCGGCAGCGCTACGGGTTGGCGGGCGGCGCGCTGCACGACCCGCTGGCGGTGGGCGCGGTGCTGTGGCCGGATCTGTTCGGGTGGAAGGCCATGCACGTGCATGTGGAGACGCAGGAGGGCGTGAACTTCGGCCGGACGACCTGCGACGTGCATGGCGTCACCGAGGAACCCCGCAATGCCCAGGTCGCCGTGGACGTGGACGAGGCGGAGTTCTTCCGGCGGATGGCGGCCCTGCTGGGCAGCTACCCCGCCTGA
- a CDS encoding GAF domain-containing sensor histidine kinase encodes MRVVRNVLPVLILLVVAVVEVLILTIPSPSTQVWAHVLFYGLLGPAVTFFSLEWIAEGTRAREWAELELRELYGQLRVSHGRLQGVQELMRELTDAPDMAAVVDVAARGAVRATGATHATVMLPGGLSGTARGNTLLATPSAALHPLIVDVPGGGAMKLHFELPPTKETQALARALAAEVATGVEAARQRTLDLMTLYSVDQSIRAERNMRRLLSRITRTMAERTGAEARAAFLSDQDSVLRLAYAQDQQGEALGGRAVPAFAGRVAQAGGPLVATGAEAMAVFPEARSVLGLPMRDDDGLAGVIVLGGAEPDAFDDTHIPLLALMAGQATLAVRNARAHVYSEELAISDERARIAREIHDGVAQSLAFVAIKLDIVSRKMGDAPDLAEEVRTASGLLREQIREVRRSIFALRPIDLERYGLLETMRRYVADFGEQNGVRTSLDVTGDVSLLPSDEAVLFRILQESLNNVAKHAQASEVAVSLRGADRVYLTVGDDGRGFNPAEASGRVSTAGGLGLTQMRERVEARGGHYRVESMPGQGTTVFADLPTA; translated from the coding sequence GTGCGGGTGGTCCGCAATGTCCTGCCGGTCCTGATCCTGCTGGTGGTGGCGGTGGTGGAGGTCCTGATCCTCACCATTCCCAGTCCGTCCACGCAGGTGTGGGCGCACGTGCTGTTCTACGGGCTGCTGGGCCCGGCGGTGACGTTCTTCAGCCTGGAGTGGATCGCGGAGGGCACCCGCGCGCGCGAGTGGGCGGAACTGGAACTGCGGGAACTGTACGGGCAGCTGCGTGTGTCGCACGGGCGGCTGCAGGGCGTGCAGGAACTGATGCGGGAACTGACGGACGCGCCGGACATGGCGGCCGTGGTGGACGTCGCGGCGCGCGGCGCGGTCCGGGCGACCGGGGCGACGCACGCGACCGTGATGCTGCCGGGCGGCCTGAGCGGCACGGCGCGCGGGAACACGCTGCTCGCCACGCCCAGCGCCGCGCTGCACCCGCTGATCGTGGACGTGCCGGGCGGCGGGGCGATGAAACTGCATTTCGAGCTGCCGCCCACGAAGGAGACGCAGGCGCTGGCGCGCGCCCTGGCGGCCGAGGTGGCGACCGGGGTGGAGGCCGCCCGGCAGCGCACGCTGGACCTGATGACGCTGTACAGCGTGGACCAGAGCATCCGCGCGGAACGCAACATGCGCCGGCTGCTGTCGCGCATCACGCGCACCATGGCCGAGCGGACGGGTGCGGAGGCGCGGGCGGCCTTCCTGAGTGACCAGGACAGCGTGCTGCGCCTCGCGTACGCGCAGGACCAGCAGGGCGAGGCGCTGGGTGGGCGGGCGGTGCCGGCGTTCGCGGGCCGGGTGGCGCAGGCGGGCGGGCCGCTGGTGGCGACCGGGGCGGAGGCGATGGCGGTGTTCCCGGAGGCGAGGTCGGTGCTGGGCCTGCCGATGCGCGACGACGACGGGCTGGCGGGCGTGATCGTGCTGGGCGGCGCCGAACCGGACGCCTTCGACGACACGCACATTCCGCTGCTGGCGCTGATGGCCGGGCAGGCGACCCTGGCGGTGCGCAACGCCCGCGCGCACGTGTACTCGGAGGAACTGGCAATCAGTGACGAGCGGGCCCGCATCGCCCGGGAAATTCACGACGGGGTGGCGCAGTCCCTGGCGTTCGTGGCGATCAAGCTGGACATCGTGTCCCGGAAGATGGGGGACGCCCCGGACCTCGCCGAGGAGGTCCGCACGGCCAGCGGCCTGCTGCGCGAGCAGATCCGCGAGGTGCGGCGCAGCATCTTCGCGCTGCGGCCCATCGACCTGGAACGCTACGGGCTGCTGGAGACCATGCGGCGCTACGTGGCGGATTTCGGGGAGCAGAACGGCGTGCGCACGTCCCTGGACGTGACCGGGGACGTGAGCCTGCTGCCGAGTGACGAGGCGGTGCTGTTCCGGATCCTGCAGGAGAGCCTGAACAACGTTGCCAAGCACGCCCAGGCGTCCGAGGTGGCGGTGTCGCTGCGCGGCGCGGACCGGGTGTACCTGACGGTGGGGGACGACGGGCGGGGCTTCAACCCGGCCGAGGCGTCCGGGCGGGTGAGCACGGCCGGCGGGCTGGGTCTCACGCAGATGCGTGAGCGGGTGGAGGCCCGGGGCGGGCATTACCGGGTGGAGTCCATGCCGGGGCAGGGCACGACCGTGTTCGCGGACCTGCCCACCGCGTGA